One Phocoena sinus isolate mPhoSin1 chromosome 13, mPhoSin1.pri, whole genome shotgun sequence DNA segment encodes these proteins:
- the SH3YL1 gene encoding SH3 domain-containing YSC84-like protein 1 isoform X4, translating to MVSDLVIILNYDRAVEAFAKGGNLTLGGNLTVAVGPLGRNLEGDVSLRSSAAVFTYCKSRGLFAGLSLEGSCLIERKETNRKFYCQDIRAYDILFGDIPRPAEAEDLYEILDSFTEKYENEGQRINARKAARERKKASAKELPSKPLSRPQQSSAQVQLNSGSQSNRNEYNLYPELSSYRERVGNLNQPIEVTALYSFEGQQPGDLNFQAGDRITVISKTDSHFDWWEGNLRGQTGIFPANYVTMN from the exons ATG GTATCGGATCTGGTAATAATTTTGAATTATGACAGAGCAGTAGAAGCTTTTGCAAAAGGTGGTAACCTAACACTTGGAGGGAATTTGACTGTGGCAGTTGGGCCCTTGGGAAG GAATTTAGAAGGAGATGTCTCCCTAAGAAGCTCGGCTGCTGTCTTCACTTACTGCAAGTCAAGAGGCCTCTTCGCTGGCCTGTCTTTAGAAGGTAGCTGTTTGATTGAGAGGAAAGAAACTAACCGAAA atTTTATTGTCAAGACATTCGAGCTTATGACATTTTATTTGGAGATATACCACGGCCTGCTGAAGCAGAAGATCTTTATGAAATTCTTGATTCTTTTACTGAAAAGTATGAAAATGAAGGACAACGAATCAATGCAAGAAAAGCAGCACGGGAGAGGAAGAAGGCTTCT GCTAAAGAATTGCCTTCAAAACCATTGTCAAGACCACAGCAATCGTCTGCACAAGTACAGCTGAATTCTGGCTCTCAAA gTAACAGAAATGAATATAATCTCTATCCTGAACTTTCCAGCTACCGGGAGAGAGTTG gcAATTTGAACCAACCTATTGAAGTGACAGCACTATATTCTTTTGAAGGACAACAGCCAGGAGATTTGAATTTTCAAGCTGGAGACAGAATCACAGTTATATCAAAAACAGATTCACATTTTGATTGGTGGGAAGGAAACCTTCGAGGTCAAACTGGCATTTTTCCAGCCAACTATGTTACCATGAATTaa
- the SH3YL1 gene encoding SH3 domain-containing YSC84-like protein 1 isoform X3: MPGDLTPRARCTVSDLVIILNYDRAVEAFAKGGNLTLGGNLTVAVGPLGRNLEGDVSLRSSAAVFTYCKSRGLFAGLSLEGSCLIERKETNRKFYCQDIRAYDILFGDIPRPAEAEDLYEILDSFTEKYENEGQRINARKAARERKKASAKELPSKPLSRPQQSSAQVQLNSGSQSNRNEYNLYPELSSYRERVGNLNQPIEVTALYSFEGQQPGDLNFQAGDRITVISKTDSHFDWWEGNLRGQTGIFPANYVTMN, from the exons ATGCCTGGAGACCTCACACCACGTGCTCGATGCACT GTATCGGATCTGGTAATAATTTTGAATTATGACAGAGCAGTAGAAGCTTTTGCAAAAGGTGGTAACCTAACACTTGGAGGGAATTTGACTGTGGCAGTTGGGCCCTTGGGAAG GAATTTAGAAGGAGATGTCTCCCTAAGAAGCTCGGCTGCTGTCTTCACTTACTGCAAGTCAAGAGGCCTCTTCGCTGGCCTGTCTTTAGAAGGTAGCTGTTTGATTGAGAGGAAAGAAACTAACCGAAA atTTTATTGTCAAGACATTCGAGCTTATGACATTTTATTTGGAGATATACCACGGCCTGCTGAAGCAGAAGATCTTTATGAAATTCTTGATTCTTTTACTGAAAAGTATGAAAATGAAGGACAACGAATCAATGCAAGAAAAGCAGCACGGGAGAGGAAGAAGGCTTCT GCTAAAGAATTGCCTTCAAAACCATTGTCAAGACCACAGCAATCGTCTGCACAAGTACAGCTGAATTCTGGCTCTCAAA gTAACAGAAATGAATATAATCTCTATCCTGAACTTTCCAGCTACCGGGAGAGAGTTG gcAATTTGAACCAACCTATTGAAGTGACAGCACTATATTCTTTTGAAGGACAACAGCCAGGAGATTTGAATTTTCAAGCTGGAGACAGAATCACAGTTATATCAAAAACAGATTCACATTTTGATTGGTGGGAAGGAAACCTTCGAGGTCAAACTGGCATTTTTCCAGCCAACTATGTTACCATGAATTaa